A single genomic interval of Stieleria maiorica harbors:
- a CDS encoding NRAMP family divalent metal transporter: MKRILQAVGPAIIVAAVVLGPGSILTSSKVGASLGLLGLPVVLGATVLMIAMVALSARLGAVYETSPCDELASRLGRPVSVVIGLTLFTLVAFFQSSNNIALVGGVEPMFGDAPLSLAARTVILLFVNGLVISSLYLLKNLYRSVEGLMKLLIGMMTLAFLFNFVVIFVSPPDFERVMPEASPDLFALLGMIGTTFSVGGAFYQAYLVKEKGWGIGQVRQGLIDSIVSMTVLGLITSMILVTSWRVFYGNPNAAALASVGDVARQLEPLFGASAKLIFCTGILAGALSSFLVNALIGGTVMSDSLGKGAKLDDKWPLHLTTAALLVGMGVAIASLAREGSTVHLITIAQACTVLGIPALAAALIYLGTRAELTGPRKVPRWIITLAVIGFLVSCGLACLTANKVYEKLNPPAVKEVG; this comes from the coding sequence ATGAAACGAATTCTACAGGCCGTTGGACCGGCGATCATTGTGGCGGCCGTCGTGCTCGGCCCCGGTTCGATTTTAACCAGTTCCAAAGTCGGTGCGTCGTTGGGATTGCTGGGGCTGCCGGTCGTCTTAGGGGCGACGGTGTTGATGATCGCGATGGTGGCGTTATCGGCCCGGTTGGGCGCGGTGTATGAAACGAGTCCTTGTGACGAATTGGCAAGTCGGCTGGGACGCCCCGTGTCGGTGGTGATCGGGTTGACGCTGTTCACTCTGGTCGCGTTTTTTCAATCGTCCAACAACATCGCGCTCGTCGGCGGCGTGGAACCGATGTTCGGCGATGCACCGCTATCGCTGGCCGCACGGACGGTGATTCTGTTGTTCGTCAATGGGCTGGTGATTTCCAGCTTGTACCTGCTGAAGAACCTGTACCGCAGCGTCGAGGGGCTGATGAAGCTGCTGATCGGCATGATGACGTTGGCGTTCCTGTTCAATTTTGTCGTCATCTTTGTCAGCCCACCGGATTTCGAACGCGTCATGCCGGAAGCGTCGCCGGATTTGTTCGCCCTGTTGGGCATGATCGGGACGACGTTCTCGGTCGGCGGCGCGTTCTACCAAGCGTACTTGGTCAAAGAAAAGGGCTGGGGGATTGGTCAAGTGCGTCAGGGGCTGATCGATTCGATCGTCAGCATGACGGTGCTGGGGTTGATCACGTCGATGATCTTGGTGACGTCGTGGCGTGTGTTTTATGGCAACCCGAATGCCGCGGCGTTGGCCTCGGTCGGGGATGTGGCGCGGCAATTGGAGCCGCTGTTCGGGGCGTCGGCCAAACTGATTTTCTGTACCGGGATCCTGGCCGGCGCGCTCAGTTCGTTCCTGGTCAACGCGTTGATCGGCGGGACGGTGATGTCCGATTCGCTGGGCAAAGGCGCCAAGCTGGATGACAAGTGGCCGCTGCACCTGACGACCGCTGCGCTGTTGGTCGGAATGGGTGTGGCGATCGCGTCGTTGGCCCGCGAAGGCAGCACGGTCCACCTGATCACGATCGCCCAGGCCTGCACGGTGCTGGGGATCCCGGCTCTGGCCGCCGCGTTGATCTATCTGGGCACCCGAGCGGAACTGACCGGGCCGCGCAAGGTCCCGCGGTGGATCATCACGCTGGCGGTGATCGGTTTTCTGGTGTCCTGTGGCTTGGCCTGTCTGACCGCGAACAAGGTCTACGAAAAACTGAACCCGCCGGCGGTGAAGGAAGTGGGATAG
- a CDS encoding neutral/alkaline non-lysosomal ceramidase N-terminal domain-containing protein, producing MTTSFRIRLSLVAALFGSLNLVFCHAGNAESPAKQFRAGAYAIDITPAEFPVSSAGSMTHRMADAAHDPLHARALVLSDGQSTIALVTCDSCMIPRSIFDAAKQQASKQTGIPTDHILCSATHTHTAVTATPTFQSIVQDDYLEFLTGRIAEGIVQAHSQMEPARVGWAIGNNPRQVFNRRWFLRPGNPLADPFDRGTDKVRMNPSANSKSLLQPAGPIDPQVPVLAVQSTDGRPIAVWANYSLHYVGGVPAKSLSADYFGEFARQFSQLIDAAETKPAFVAAMTNGTSGDINNINFFEGGERQQPFEQIRLVAADVAASALVAYQRIEYQDWVPLKMQETEIELGVRRPDAEEVARAEELIAEAGPGPWRDRRLIYANETLDLAKYPATVKVKLQAIRIGGLGIVSTPCETFVETGLAIKKQSPLKPTFTIELANGYNGYLPTPQQHAWGGYETWRAKSSYLAVDAEPKVRETLLKLLDQVSK from the coding sequence ATGACCACGTCGTTTCGAATTCGGCTGTCACTCGTTGCGGCACTCTTCGGTTCACTGAATCTCGTTTTCTGCCACGCCGGCAACGCGGAATCTCCCGCCAAGCAGTTTCGCGCCGGCGCCTACGCGATCGACATCACACCCGCCGAGTTTCCCGTCAGTTCGGCTGGCAGTATGACGCACCGAATGGCCGATGCCGCGCACGACCCCTTGCACGCGCGGGCTCTGGTGCTCAGCGATGGCCAGTCGACGATCGCATTGGTCACTTGCGACAGCTGCATGATTCCGCGATCGATTTTTGACGCGGCAAAACAACAAGCGTCCAAGCAGACCGGGATTCCCACCGACCACATCCTCTGCTCGGCCACACACACCCACACTGCGGTCACGGCGACGCCGACTTTTCAAAGCATCGTCCAGGATGATTATCTGGAATTCCTAACCGGTCGAATCGCCGAGGGCATCGTCCAAGCCCACTCGCAAATGGAACCGGCTCGTGTGGGCTGGGCGATCGGAAACAATCCACGTCAGGTGTTCAACCGCCGTTGGTTCCTGCGGCCGGGCAATCCGCTGGCCGACCCGTTCGATCGCGGGACGGACAAGGTCCGAATGAACCCCAGCGCCAACAGCAAAAGTCTGCTGCAACCGGCCGGGCCGATCGATCCGCAAGTGCCCGTGTTGGCGGTCCAGTCGACCGACGGTCGGCCGATCGCGGTGTGGGCCAACTACTCGCTGCACTACGTCGGCGGCGTGCCGGCCAAGTCGTTGTCGGCGGATTACTTCGGCGAATTCGCCCGCCAGTTTTCGCAGCTGATCGACGCCGCCGAAACCAAGCCCGCGTTTGTCGCCGCGATGACCAACGGGACCAGCGGCGACATCAACAACATCAACTTCTTTGAAGGCGGCGAGCGTCAGCAGCCCTTCGAACAGATTCGTCTGGTCGCCGCCGATGTCGCGGCTTCGGCCCTGGTCGCCTACCAACGCATCGAATACCAAGATTGGGTGCCGCTAAAAATGCAGGAAACCGAAATCGAACTCGGGGTCCGGCGGCCCGATGCCGAGGAAGTCGCGCGTGCGGAAGAACTGATCGCCGAAGCCGGCCCGGGGCCCTGGAGAGACCGCCGATTGATTTATGCCAACGAAACGCTGGATCTGGCCAAATACCCCGCGACCGTCAAAGTCAAACTGCAAGCGATCCGCATCGGCGGCCTCGGGATTGTTAGCACCCCCTGTGAAACGTTCGTCGAAACCGGTTTGGCGATTAAGAAACAAAGCCCGCTGAAGCCGACCTTCACGATCGAATTGGCCAACGGCTACAACGGCTACCTGCCGACGCCACAGCAACACGCCTGGGGCGGCTATGAAACCTGGCGCGCCAAGTCGAGCTATCTGGCGGTCGACGCCGAGCCGAAGGTGCGTGAAACCTTGCTCAAACTTCTCGATCAGGTGTCGAAGTAA
- a CDS encoding FAD-dependent oxidoreductase — translation MNHHRVRNVFSIILLICLSTPSTVRAAEGELYDVVIYGGTSAGIAAAVQVKRMGGSVVVIEPGRRIGGLTTGGLGQTDIGNKAAIGGIAREFYQRVRKYYDQPEHWKWQRRDEYRDSGQTRTGAQEDTMWTFEPSAALTIMQDFVREYEIPVVYQQRLDRTGVSDSDQHVRGVELNGKRVVAIRTEGGQTYRGRVFIDATYEGDLLAGAGIPYTVGRESNADYDETLNGVQTRHARHHQFARGVDPYVVPGDASSGLLPGIDPEGPGQEQGGDHRVQAFCFRMCLTDHPENRIPFAKPDHYDPLDFELLLRNFEAGERGMPWINSSMPNRKTDTNNRTGFSTDFIGQNYEYPEASYADREAIIRRHRDYQKGLMWTLANHPRVPDHIRNEVARWGMCRDEFEREDGWQQQLYVREARRMIGATVMTQHHCQGRTVAEDAVGMAAYTMDSHNVQRYVDDQGHARNEGDVQVGGFSPYPIAYGSLTPKAEHCENVLVPVCLSATHIAFGSIRMEPVFMVLGQSSATAAMQSIAADVPVQQIDYDAFQQRLLADDQVLEWTGPVRRPATSIAPKSLPGIVVDDEDAERSGFEGTSQMIGPFVAAGYRHDGDTDKGHQSIRFPVQIKQSGTYELRIAYSPNANRATNVPVIIRSGGESQTVKVDQRRKPDHGAFASAGKFAFANGAAEIEINNRDTDGHVIVDAIQLLPVDP, via the coding sequence ATGAACCATCATCGCGTCCGAAACGTTTTCTCCATCATCCTACTGATCTGCCTGTCCACACCGTCGACGGTCCGCGCCGCCGAAGGAGAACTCTATGACGTCGTCATCTATGGCGGCACCTCCGCCGGAATCGCGGCGGCGGTCCAGGTCAAACGGATGGGCGGTTCGGTCGTGGTCATCGAACCGGGACGCAGGATCGGCGGTCTGACCACCGGCGGGCTGGGACAAACCGACATCGGCAACAAGGCGGCCATCGGCGGAATCGCCCGCGAATTCTATCAACGCGTGCGGAAATACTATGACCAGCCGGAGCACTGGAAATGGCAACGACGCGATGAATATCGCGACAGCGGCCAAACACGGACCGGGGCTCAAGAAGACACGATGTGGACGTTTGAACCGTCGGCGGCGCTGACGATCATGCAGGACTTTGTCCGCGAGTACGAGATCCCGGTCGTCTACCAACAGCGTCTCGATCGGACGGGCGTGTCCGATTCCGACCAACACGTTCGCGGCGTCGAATTAAACGGCAAACGGGTCGTGGCGATCCGAACCGAAGGCGGCCAAACCTACCGCGGCCGTGTCTTTATCGATGCAACCTACGAAGGCGACCTGCTGGCCGGCGCGGGCATCCCGTACACCGTCGGACGCGAAAGCAACGCCGATTACGACGAAACGCTCAACGGCGTCCAAACGCGTCATGCCAGGCACCATCAGTTCGCCCGCGGTGTCGATCCCTACGTCGTCCCCGGCGACGCCAGCAGTGGGCTGCTGCCCGGAATTGACCCCGAGGGTCCCGGTCAGGAACAGGGAGGTGATCATCGCGTTCAAGCGTTCTGTTTCCGGATGTGCTTGACCGATCACCCCGAAAACCGGATCCCCTTTGCCAAACCCGATCACTACGATCCGTTGGACTTCGAATTGTTGTTGCGGAATTTCGAAGCCGGCGAACGCGGGATGCCGTGGATCAATTCCAGCATGCCCAATCGCAAGACCGACACCAACAATCGGACCGGATTTTCGACCGACTTTATCGGGCAAAACTACGAGTACCCTGAAGCCAGCTATGCCGATCGAGAAGCGATCATCCGGCGACACCGGGACTATCAAAAGGGTCTGATGTGGACCTTGGCCAACCACCCCCGCGTGCCCGATCATATTCGCAACGAAGTCGCCCGCTGGGGCATGTGCCGCGATGAATTCGAGCGGGAAGACGGCTGGCAACAACAACTTTACGTGCGTGAAGCCCGACGCATGATCGGAGCGACCGTGATGACGCAGCACCACTGCCAAGGACGCACGGTCGCCGAGGACGCGGTCGGGATGGCCGCCTACACGATGGACTCGCACAACGTCCAACGCTACGTCGATGACCAGGGGCACGCCCGAAACGAAGGAGACGTCCAGGTCGGTGGCTTCTCACCCTATCCGATCGCTTACGGATCATTGACGCCGAAAGCGGAGCATTGCGAAAACGTGCTCGTCCCGGTCTGCTTGAGCGCCACGCACATCGCGTTCGGCTCGATCCGCATGGAACCCGTGTTCATGGTCCTGGGCCAGTCCTCGGCAACCGCCGCCATGCAGTCGATCGCGGCCGATGTCCCTGTCCAGCAAATCGACTATGACGCGTTCCAGCAGCGGCTGCTGGCGGACGACCAAGTTCTGGAATGGACCGGGCCGGTTCGACGCCCGGCAACGTCCATCGCCCCCAAATCACTTCCCGGAATCGTCGTCGATGACGAAGACGCCGAACGGTCCGGGTTTGAAGGCACCAGCCAGATGATCGGTCCATTCGTCGCCGCCGGCTACCGGCACGATGGCGATACGGACAAGGGGCACCAAAGCATTCGGTTTCCCGTTCAAATCAAACAGTCGGGAACGTACGAATTGCGAATCGCTTATTCCCCCAACGCCAACCGGGCGACCAATGTCCCGGTCATTATCCGCAGCGGCGGCGAATCCCAAACGGTGAAGGTCGATCAACGTCGCAAGCCGGACCACGGCGCGTTCGCTTCGGCCGGCAAGTTCGCGTTTGCCAACGGTGCGGCGGAAATCGAAATCAACAACCGCGACACCGACGGCCACGTCATCGTCGACGCGATCCAGTTGTTGCCGGTCGATCCGTAG
- a CDS encoding GNAT family N-acetyltransferase, with protein sequence MNVYRTGPRTARLSMRAMTVDDAESFLALNGNLQVMRYTHEPLTESLDQAKESLRCYPDFDDVGFGRWGCYLNETGQMIGFCGLKRLPELEEVDVGFRFLPEFWGRGLATEAARASVKFGFERIGLQRIIGLVLPDNHASIRVLEKSGLRFEDEFYEQGLRVLRYGIGRVDLKS encoded by the coding sequence ATGAACGTCTATCGAACCGGACCACGCACCGCGCGACTTTCCATGCGTGCGATGACCGTCGATGACGCGGAATCCTTTCTCGCTCTGAACGGAAACCTGCAAGTCATGCGGTACACTCACGAACCGTTGACCGAGTCCCTCGATCAAGCGAAAGAGTCACTGCGCTGCTACCCGGATTTCGATGACGTCGGATTTGGTCGCTGGGGATGCTACCTCAATGAAACCGGACAAATGATCGGCTTTTGTGGTCTCAAGCGATTGCCCGAACTGGAAGAAGTCGATGTCGGATTCCGTTTTTTGCCCGAATTCTGGGGCCGGGGATTGGCCACCGAAGCGGCGCGTGCCAGCGTGAAGTTCGGATTCGAAAGAATCGGCCTACAGCGGATCATCGGCTTGGTGCTGCCGGACAACCATGCTTCGATCCGTGTCCTGGAAAAGTCGGGATTGCGGTTCGAAGACGAATTTTACGAACAAGGCCTCCGAGTCTTGCGGTACGGCATCGGGCGTGTTGACCTGAAAAGCTAG